A DNA window from Janibacter sp. A1S7 contains the following coding sequences:
- a CDS encoding NADH-quinone oxidoreductase subunit A: protein MNPYIPLLILFALGLGFALVSVGTSLVVGPARYNAAKAQAYECGIQPTPQAAEGGKFPVKYYLTAMLFIIFDIEALFLYPFAVAFDELGVFTLGAVVLFLFNAFFIADAYVWRRGGFEWD from the coding sequence ATGAACCCCTACATCCCGCTGCTGATCCTCTTCGCGCTCGGCCTCGGCTTCGCGCTCGTCTCGGTCGGCACGAGCCTGGTCGTGGGACCTGCTCGCTACAACGCCGCCAAGGCACAGGCCTACGAGTGCGGCATCCAGCCGACTCCCCAGGCCGCTGAGGGCGGCAAGTTTCCGGTCAAGTACTACCTGACCGCAATGCTGTTCATCATCTTCGACATCGAGGCCCTGTTCCTCTATCCCTTCGCCGTCGCCTTCGACGAGCTCGGGGTGTTCACCCTCGGTGCCGTGGTGCTCTTCCTGTTCAACGCGTTCTTCATCGCCGACGCCTACGTCTGGCGTCGCGGCGGGTTCGAGTGGGACTGA
- a CDS encoding NuoB/complex I 20 kDa subunit family protein, with translation MGLEEKLPSGLALTTVEKLAGYMRKSSMWPATFGLACCAIEMMAVGTPHYDLARFGMERFAATPRQADLMIVAGRVSNKMAPVVRQVYDQMANPKWVISMGVCASSGGMFNNYAIVQGVDHIIPVDIYLPGCPPRPEMLLNSIITLHEQIQSTPLGVNREAAARAAEAAALTAVPTELQAPTHDHEALLGRNLLA, from the coding sequence ATGGGACTTGAGGAGAAGCTGCCCTCGGGCTTGGCGCTCACGACGGTGGAGAAGCTCGCCGGCTACATGCGCAAGTCGTCGATGTGGCCTGCCACGTTCGGTCTGGCGTGCTGTGCCATCGAGATGATGGCCGTCGGCACCCCGCACTACGACCTGGCCCGCTTCGGCATGGAGCGCTTCGCGGCGACCCCCCGCCAGGCGGACCTGATGATCGTCGCCGGTCGGGTGAGCAACAAGATGGCCCCGGTCGTGCGCCAGGTCTACGACCAGATGGCCAACCCCAAGTGGGTCATCTCGATGGGTGTCTGCGCCAGCTCCGGCGGCATGTTCAACAACTACGCGATCGTCCAGGGGGTCGACCACATCATCCCGGTCGACATCTACCTGCCCGGCTGCCCGCCGCGCCCGGAGATGCTCCTCAACTCGATCATCACGCTGCACGAGCAGATCCAGAGCACCCCGCTGGGCGTCAACCGTGAGGCAGCCGCCCGCGCGGCCGAGGCGGCCGCCCTCACGGCCGTCCCGACCGAGCTGCAGGCCCCGACCCACGACCACGAGGCCCTCCTCGGAAGGAACCTGCTGGCATGA
- a CDS encoding NADH-quinone oxidoreductase subunit C, giving the protein MTEENKPAEGQGTDVAASAKDVDAPKPKGVHPEGPGLGGTAHEDYPSTESLTGDQRPVEYTNVGGSPEAGEVDPDHRPVVRGERVGMFGARQGQDTSGYGGLQAPIAFPGAATRPYGGWYDAAVDTLAEATGTDLVERVVVHADELTLHVARADVVRVMRALRDQPDLRFEMCMSVSGVHFLADAGRELHVVYHLLSITHGGRRLRVEVTAPDADPHIPSIVEVYPSADWHERETWDMFGVIFDGHPALTRILMPDDWAGHPQRKDYPLGGIPVEYKGGTVPPPDERRSYN; this is encoded by the coding sequence ATGACCGAGGAGAACAAGCCCGCAGAGGGTCAGGGCACGGACGTCGCGGCGTCGGCCAAGGACGTCGACGCCCCGAAGCCCAAGGGCGTCCACCCGGAGGGACCGGGGCTCGGCGGGACCGCCCACGAGGACTACCCCTCGACCGAGAGCCTGACCGGTGACCAGCGTCCCGTGGAGTACACCAACGTGGGCGGCTCGCCGGAGGCGGGCGAGGTCGACCCGGACCACCGCCCGGTCGTCCGCGGCGAGCGCGTCGGCATGTTCGGCGCGCGTCAGGGTCAGGACACCTCCGGCTACGGCGGGCTGCAGGCCCCGATCGCCTTCCCGGGAGCCGCCACCCGCCCCTACGGCGGCTGGTACGACGCAGCCGTCGACACCCTCGCCGAGGCGACCGGCACCGACCTCGTCGAGCGGGTCGTCGTCCACGCCGACGAGCTGACCCTCCACGTCGCCCGTGCGGACGTCGTCCGCGTGATGCGCGCGCTGCGCGACCAGCCCGACCTGCGCTTCGAGATGTGCATGTCCGTCTCCGGCGTGCACTTCCTGGCCGACGCCGGCCGCGAGCTGCACGTGGTCTACCACCTGCTGTCGATCACCCACGGCGGTCGTCGGCTGCGCGTCGAGGTGACCGCACCCGACGCGGACCCGCACATCCCGAGCATCGTCGAGGTCTACCCGTCAGCCGACTGGCACGAGCGGGAGACCTGGGACATGTTCGGCGTGATCTTCGACGGCCACCCGGCGCTGACCCGCATCCTCATGCCCGACGACTGGGCGGGCCACCCCCAGCGCAAAGACTACCCACTGGGTGGCATCCCGGTGGAGTACAAGGGCGGCACCGTCCCGCCGCCCGACGAGCGGAGGTCGTACAACTGA